Proteins encoded within one genomic window of Theobroma cacao cultivar B97-61/B2 chromosome 7, Criollo_cocoa_genome_V2, whole genome shotgun sequence:
- the LOC18594987 gene encoding transcription factor MYB26, with protein sequence MGHRCCSKQKVKRGLWSPEEDDKLIKHITAHGHGSWSSVPKLAGLQRCGKSCRLRWINYLRPDLKRGSFTADEEQIIIDVHRILGNRWAQIAKHLPGRTDNEVKNFWNSCIKKKLLSQGLDPKTHNLLSSRQRASNKLACHSSSQTQEQSFTVFNMSSQNRDAPRAMMKAPVLTLPEPPPPSDQIHRSMAMQIPYSECQSPNFVGTGYGQNPNESAIFSYGLSVESTIISSSSSSIPLPGFNNLLDENPCIWEANAFVETFEAPTVEGLQPQEQPQQEKEKICEMAIDKIDEAREEVLEMDASFDSCSFDLGLLESTLISAAMCRDLSSMDDFAWNF encoded by the exons ATGGGCCATCGCTGTTGCAGCAAACAGAAGGTTAAAAGAGGCTTATGGTCTCctgaagaagatgacaagctCATCAAACATATTACTGCCCATGGCCATGGCAGCTGGAGCTCTGTTCCAAAACTTGCTG GCTTGCAGAGGTGTGGAAAGAGCTGCAGATTGAGATGGATAAACTACTTAAGACCAGACCTGAAAAGGGGTTCCTTCACAGCTGACGAAGAACAGATAATCATTGACGTTCATAGAATTTTAGGCAACAG ATGGGCTCAGATAGCCAAGCACCTTCCCGGGAGAACAGACAACGAAGTGAAAAACTTTTGGAACTCTTGCATTAAGAAGAAGCTGCTCTCACAAGGCCTGGACCCAAAAACGCACAATCTGCTTTCTTCTCGTCAAAGAGCCTCTAATAAACTTGCATGCCATTCATCATCACAAACACAAGAGCAGTCTTTCACAGTTTTCAATATGAGTTCACAGAATAGAGATGCCCCAAGGGCGATGATGAAAGCACCTGTTCTTACACTTCCTGAGCCACCACCTCCTTCTGATCAAATTCATCGATCCATGGCCATGCAGATTCCCTACTCTGAATGTCAAAGCCCTAACTTTGTTGGAACTGGTTATGGTCAGAATCCCAATGAATCCGCCATATTCTCTTATGGTTTATCCGTGGAGAGCACAAttatttcttcatcttcttcctcAATTCCATTACCTGGGTTTAATAATCTCTTGGACGAAAATCCTTGCATTTGGGAGGCCAACGCTTTCGTTGAAACCTTTGAAGCACCAACAGTGGAAGGCTTACAGCCACAAGAACAACCACAgcaagagaaagagaagataTGCGAGATGGCAATCGACAAAATTGATGAAGCTAGGGAAGAAGTGCTCGAAATGGATGCTTCATTTGACAGTTGTAGCTTTGACCTTGGCCTTCTTGAGTCTACACTCATCTCTGCAGCAATGTGTCGCGATTTGAGCTCCATGGATGATTTTGCATGGAACTTTTAG